A genomic region of Magnolia sinica isolate HGM2019 chromosome 6, MsV1, whole genome shotgun sequence contains the following coding sequences:
- the LOC131249875 gene encoding uncharacterized protein LOC131249875 has product MSSPVILLLLLSLSIHGSNARHLREAPKESMKAIEKVEFNKPSTPANLMQSLSEELQSQPIKPAADKNVIGASTSNTKDSTSLPKDMDGTRENASGSENVTSSSHVGFHQTSKLEEPGKQALLVSGSGSIVGHVTVASEEHIGSKEIDVVGDTNDMDYEQPHHKPPIHNESP; this is encoded by the exons atgtCTTCTCCTGTTATTCTTCTCCTACTTCTATCTCTTTCTATTCATGGAAGCAATGCCCGTCATCTCCGTGAAGCTCCAAAAGAATCTATGAAG GCAATAGAGAAGGTGGAATTCAACAAGCCCTCGACTCCGGCTAATCTGATGCAATCCTTGTCTGAGGAACTCCAATCTCAGCCTATAAAACCCGCGGCTGACAAAAATGTCATCGGTGCAAGCACTAGCAACACAAAGGATTCAACATCTCTGCCAAAGGATATGGATGGAACAAGAGAAAATGCTTCAG GAAGTGAAAATGTAACATCCTCTTCTCATGTGGGTTTTCATCAGACAAGTAAATTAGAG GAACCAGGGAAGCAGGCACTACTAGTGTCAGGATCTGGGTCTATTGTTGGCCATGTCACCGTCGCCTCCGAAGAACATATAGGGTCTAAGGAAATCGATGTGGTCGGCGACACAAACGACATGGATTACGAGCAACCGCACCACAAACCGCCAATTCACAACGAATCACCTTAA